In Gracilinanus agilis isolate LMUSP501 chromosome 1, AgileGrace, whole genome shotgun sequence, the sequence CGGGCAGTTATTCGGGCGGATCCCGATGCGCTTCTCGGTTCTGGTGAGGGCAGAGTGGGAGCGAGGCCGGACCCCGGGGCGGAGGGTGGGCGGGGCAGGGCCGGGCTGAGGGAGCCGGGTGCCGTGGACCGAGGCTCTAGGAAGCTGTGGGGGGAGTCCAGGGGCAAGGCCAGGGCTGCGAGGAGATTGGGGAGCACTGCTGGGTTGAGGGACTAAGGAAGCGTAGAAGAGGTGGGGCCGGGACTGGGGAAAGGGGAGTGCCGGGGCCCCGCCGCCCTGCCTGAGAACGGGCAAAGGCTCGAGGCTGAGCGCGCCGAACCCCGGATAGCGAGAGCCGAGACACCGTGGCCGCCCCGAAGCCGGGTCCTGCAGCCGGATGCTCGCCCGCGCCGCGGGCCCAGTTAACCCGTGCGGTTCTCTTGCAGATGCAGATGCGCTTTGATGGGCTCCTTGGCTTCCCTGGGGGGTTTGTGGATCGTCGGTACTGGTCTCTGGAAGACGGGCTAAATCGGGTGCTGGGCTTAGGCTTGGGCTACCTGCGCTTGACGGAAGCAGACTACCTGAGCTCCCACCTCACGGAGGGGCCCCACCGCGTCGTGGCCCACCTCTACGCCAGGCAGCTCACCCTGGAGGAGCTGCACGCGGTTGAGATCAGTGCAGTGCACTCCCGGGATCACGGGCTGGAGGTGGGGTATCCTGGGGCAGGGAGGCTAGgatcccccaccccccaccaggGATTTGGCACTGGCCATTCGGCACCGAGGGGTAACACAGCTCTCCCTAATGGGCTCCTGGGGTGCCAAGCTGATGCCTGTTTGGAGAGGGGCAGTTGGGGGGGAGTGGCAATCCCAGTTCTCTGGTTTTTGGCCGTAGGGAATGATGGTTGAGCACAAAGGGTTTGCAATTATCAGCTGGCTTCAATGCTGTGGTTGGCTAAGGATGTGAGGGGTTGGGGTGCAAGGGATTGGGGAGAGAGGGTAGAAGCAGGGCTTGCTATTTGGTCTGCTCTACCTCAGGGCCAAGTGTGTTACATCCGCTTTGCTTCTTGCCATTGCCAATCCTGGGAGTGGGGAGATTTGGTGGGGTGGGACCAAATTTACCAAGGGAGCTTGGATTGGGGAACTGAGGCGTTGCTTCTGTGGGGGCAATAGGTGGGAAATGTGGGAGTGGGATTCGGGAAGGTTGGGGTTTTATGGGGTTGAGGTATGGTATGGAATGGTTAAGGGGCATGGGATgtatagagttggaaggaaagggTGTTGAATTTGGGTGGGTTTGGGACTTGGGCTGAGGAAAAGGGGGTTGGTAAGGGTGTTTGGGGTTTGTAGactaggaaaaaagggaaagcaaGGGTTTGGGAGCTTCCTAGGACAGTGACTGTATAACCAAAACATGGAATTCAGGAAGGTACAGATTTGTAAATTGATGTATAAATTGATCCCCCAACCTAAGGACTGTCATAAGAAGCCTTTCAATGACTTCCCTATAAAATAACAGTTTCCAAAGAGGTAATTGGAATCTTGGATTCAAGCCTTTGTGTCTACAAGTGGTTAACTGGCTTGCATTTCATCAGACTGATGCCTTGTATCTCCCTCTGAGCCCTTGGCACACATTGCTGCTTTTTTCACTGCCCTGGAAGCTTGATGTGGCTTCCAAGTTAAGAGTTCCAGGCCTTTCTCTCAGCAGGAGGGGGCCCAGCCCTAGTTGTCTAGCTGGGTTCCTGACTGCCCTGTCTGCTCTTGTTGCAGGTGCTGGGCCTGGTCCGGGTTCCCCTGTACACCCAGAAGGATCGAGTTGGTGGGTTTCCCAACTTCCTTAGCAATGCCTTCATCAGCACTGCCAAGCACCAGCTGCTCTTTGCCCTGAAGGTGCTGAACATGATGCCTGAGGATAAGCTGGCTGAGGCCTTGGCTGCTGctactgaaaaacagaaaaaagccTTGGAGCAACAGCAGACAGCTTCATCATGAAGCTTTACAGTCTCCATCCTTTAGGCTGGGTTTTCTCTCCTATCTCTTTTACCCCACcccatctttttttctaaattttctat encodes:
- the NUDT16L1 gene encoding tudor-interacting repair regulator protein isoform X2, which codes for MSASRVPELKQISRGEAMRLGPGWSHSCHAMLYAANPGQLFGRIPMRFSVLMRFDGLLGFPGGFVDRRYWSLEDGLNRVLGLGLGYLRLTEADYLSSHLTEGPHRVVAHLYARQLTLEELHAVEISAVHSRDHGLEVLGLVRVPLYTQKDRVGGFPNFLSNAFISTAKHQLLFALKVLNMMPEDKLAEALAAATEKQKKALEQQQTASS
- the NUDT16L1 gene encoding tudor-interacting repair regulator protein isoform X1 codes for the protein MSASRVPELKQISRGEAMRLGPGWSHSCHAMLYAANPGQLFGRIPMRFSVLMQMRFDGLLGFPGGFVDRRYWSLEDGLNRVLGLGLGYLRLTEADYLSSHLTEGPHRVVAHLYARQLTLEELHAVEISAVHSRDHGLEVLGLVRVPLYTQKDRVGGFPNFLSNAFISTAKHQLLFALKVLNMMPEDKLAEALAAATEKQKKALEQQQTASS
- the NUDT16L1 gene encoding tudor-interacting repair regulator protein isoform X4, translated to MSASRVPELKQISRGEAMRLGPGWSHSCHAMLYAANPGQLFGRIPMRFSVLVLGLVRVPLYTQKDRVGGFPNFLSNAFISTAKHQLLFALKVLNMMPEDKLAEALAAATEKQKKALEQQQTASS
- the NUDT16L1 gene encoding tudor-interacting repair regulator protein isoform X3; amino-acid sequence: MSASRVPELKQISRGEAMRLGPGWSHSCHAMLYAANPGQLFGRIPMRFSVLMQMRFDGLLGFPGGFVDRRYWSLEDGLNRVLGLGLGYLRLTEADYLSSHLTEGPHRVVAHLYARQLTLEELHAVEISAVHSRDHGLEVLNMMPEDKLAEALAAATEKQKKALEQQQTASS